The Procambarus clarkii isolate CNS0578487 chromosome 37, FALCON_Pclarkii_2.0, whole genome shotgun sequence nucleotide sequence TCCAATGAGAGCGCAGCAAGGTTAGCTTAGTTTGATATTGATGTAACTGAAGCGTTATAGATTAAGCttactggcaaaaagtgggcgttgacagagcagtcgTCAGAGCCTGTCAGCGTCACccacgctgacaggtgggagttgccacaaagatattatcacttaattatttcaatgtctctggcttttttttttttaagtaagcAATATTATGAAGTTCTCTAGGCTTCTAAACTCTTTGCTAGTAACTTAATTAAGTAGGAATGTAACTGACTAACGTGACAAATGTTGCAACGGATTTTAAGCTTTTTTATCTACTAAAAAGCTGTAAAGGCTCTTTGTTTTCTACTTGGTTTTAATAAATTTGTAATATTACAGTTGCGGCCTGCCATATGGCTTCTGCATCGGAGAACCGCAGGTCGAATTACTCTACGTGTAAGTATCTAAAGATACAAAGATTAATTTGGTAATTTTTTCTCGCATTAGAAATTATTCTACTTTTTCTCCCACCTCCTAGTCACCCCTCGAGATGATCTTCTTCGCCGCTCACTTCAGCAGACCGCGCGCCTCTGGAATCTACAGAGGCAGGAACGTTCTTCTCAGCCCTTCCCCTTTAACATTCTTCCCATCCATGTCCCGAGAGATGGGAATTGCCCGAGTTGTAGGGTAAGAATTTCAGTTTTAATGGGGAAGGGTGACTTGATGAATAATTAACACTTGGAGGATCATGCAAGATGGTTTTTAACTTTTTCCTTTTTGCAGATTGGAGATGTGACTCGG carries:
- the LOC123766012 gene encoding uncharacterized protein, with protein sequence MSPMRAQQVAACHMASASENRRSNYSTFTPRDDLLRRSLQQTARLWNLQRQERSSQPFPFNILPIHVPRDGNCPSCRIGDVTRVFPLWTKYLAVIFFPLGLLAMYFKQERRCQFCNYVPLE